The DNA segment TCTTCCCCGTCCTTGGTCGTGATCCGGTACGTCAGATCGAAGCGACCGTTCGCGTCGAGTCCGTCCTTGACGCCCTCCCAGACAGTCTCCCGGTCCTCCGGGTGAATGATCTCCTCGGCGAGGGAGACGTCTTCTTCCAGCTCAGTCGTCGTGTACCCGGTGATCGTCTCCGCTGACCCCTTGACGAACTCCAGGGGCCAGCCCGGTTCGTATCGATGCCGATAGACGTATCCCGGGAGATTGTCGACAATCGACGATAGTTCGTGTCCCGACCGCCGTTTCTCCGTGATGTCCCGACTCGTGACGATGATCCCACCGATGACGGGGTCGTCCAGACGGTTCCGGCCACGGACTTCGAGCCAGCGCAACGAGCCGTCGGCGTGACGGACGCGGAACTCGACTGTCAACTCCGCCTCGGGGTCCTCAAACAGTGTCACGAATGCGTTTTGCGCGACCGGAACGTCCTCGGGGTGTATCGGATCGAACGCGTCGGTGTTCTCTATCTCCTCGCGATCGTAGCCGAGCACCCGCTCGACGGCCGGCGAAACGTACTGCACCTGTCTGTCTTCGTCGACGATCATCACGTAATCGGAGGCGTGTTCCAGAATCGTGCTGAAGTACTCCCGCGTGCGATCGATCTCACGCTCGGCACGGACCTGCGAGACCGCGTTTCCGATACGATTTGCCAGGATGGCGTACTGGTCCGTACCACCCTCCTTCTGGAGGTAATCCGTCACGCCGGCGGAGATCGCTTCGCTTGCGACCTCTTCCGATCCCTTTCCGGTAAACAGGATAAACGGGAGATCCGGATACGTCTCGCGCACGGTCTCGAGGAACTCGATCCCGTTCGTTCGGGGCATATCGTAGTCGGAGACGATACAGTCGATATCCGCTTGCTCCAGCGTCGAGAGTGCTTCGGTGGGGGTCGTGGCCGTCCGAACTGTGACTTCGTCGTGCTCCCGTTCAAGGAACGTCGCCGCCATGTCGACGAACGCCGAGTCGTCGTCGACGTGAAGCACGTCGATCGTGTTACCGCGGGCCATGTATCTTCATCGTTATGATCTTTTCAAAGTTAAGAGGTGGCACTACGTGTGGTTGTGTTCCGATTTCTCGGGACACCTGTGCCGGCTATCGGAGTCTCTCGATGCGCTGTCGTCGCCATAGCTACTCCCGCGTTTCGAGGATCCGATCGATGATCTGACCGGTCGAGAGGAGTCGTTCGTCGGACGACTCGAGCGCGCTCGCCCGCTCGACCGCACAGTCGATCCCGCGGGTCGCGAGCGCGTCCGCGATGGCGGCCTCGTCGTGGTGCTGGTCGTGGCCGAGCACGATCACGTCGGGTTCGATCCGTTCGATCGGGACGAAGATATCCTCGGTGTGGCCGAGGTGTGCCGTCTCGACGGGGTCGAGCGCCTCGACCATCGTCGCCCGCTGGCGGTCGGGGACGATCGGTGGGTCCTTGTGGGTGACGTTCTCCCGGCGAGCGACGATGACGTGCAACTCGGAGCCGAACGATGCCGCCTCCTGAAGGTAGTGCAGGTGGCCGGGATGGAGGATGTCGAAGGTGCCCTGGGCGACGACCCGGGTCACAGGAACCACCCGCCCTGGTCGTCCTCCTCGCTTGGCATCATCTCGCGATCGATGTCTTCCTGGGTGAAATCGAAGAACTCCTCCTCGGGCGGGTCGACGTCGAGCACCGGGAGATCGATCGGTTCGCCCTCGCGGTCGAACGCCTGCCAGTCGTCGCGTTCGTAGGGCGCGCCGACGATGATGTGTACGTCGCCTTTGGTGAACGTGGCGAGGTCGGCGTCGCTGGGCCGGAGGACGCCGTTGGGGTGTGAGTGGACCGACCCTGCCGCGCGCATGTCGTTCGGGATCATGCTGGTCTTGACCGTCGCGCTGACCGGGTTCGATTCCGTCCCGGGGATGATCAGCACGTCCGTCAGCACCGTCCCCGACTGTTCGAGGCCGAGCTTGTGGGCGTCCTCACCCCGGAGCAGTCCCATGTACTCGTTGGGATGGCTGTCCCGAGAGGCTTCGAGCGCGAACGTGAGTGCTGACTCGGCGATGCCGATGATCCCCGAGCTACGGAACAGCCGCATACCCGTATCTGGGGGTGGGTTCCTTCTAAACCTGTCGAGGCAGCCGAGAACCGTTTCCAAAGCTTAAAACCCCGACAGAGCCGAGTTCCTTTCAATATGACAGCATCCGATTCCGAGCCCGGCGACGGCGAGTCCGGGCCGACGGTCTACGATCTCGACCCTCGCTGTGATCGCGAGGCAGTCGAGGCCGGTGCACTCTATCACGCGACGGTCAACGGCGTCGTCGAATACGGCGTCTTCGTCGACATCTCCGATCAGGTCTCGGGACTGGTTCACGAGTCGAACCTGCTCGGCACCTACGAAGTCGGAGACAAGCTCATCGTCGAACTCGACGACGAGCGCGCGAACGGCGATCTGAGTTTCCTCGAGCGTGCACCTGAGACCTACACCACGGAAGCTATCGAGTACGGCGCGGGCACGACCGTTGCTGACCTCAGCGAACACGTCGGTTCGACCGTCCATCTCGAAGGCGCGGTCGTCGGGATCAACCAGACCGGCGGGCCGACCATCTTCCAGGTGCGCGACGAGACCGGCGTCGTCCCGTGTGCGGCCTTCGAGGACGCCGGCGTTCGCGCCTACCCCGAGATCGAACTCGACGACATCGTCCGGCTCAGCGGCCACGTCGAGGAACGAAACGACGGTCTCCAGATCGAGGTCGAGTCGCTCGATCGACTCGAGGGTTCGACTGCCGAACAGTTCCGCGAGCGACTCGGCGCGGCCCTCGAGGAAGCGGCCCAGCCACACGAGGTCGAACCGCTCGTCGAGTGGGGGGCCTTCGAGCCGCTGTACGAGGACTTGCAGGAGGTCGCACACCTGCTGCGCAAGACGATCCTCGAAGGGCGGCCGATCCGGATGCGCCATCACGCCGACGGCGACGGGATCTGTGCGAGCGTTCCACTGCAACTCGCGCTGGAGCGGTTCGTCGAGGAGGTCTACGAGGACAGCGATGCCGCCCGGCACATGCTCAAGCGCCTGCCGAGCAAGGCCCCGTTCTACGAACTTGAAGACGTCACCCGCGATCTCAACTTCGCGCTCGAAGACCGGAGTCGCAACGGGCAGAAGCTCCCGCTCGTGCTCATGCTCGACAACGGCTCGACCGAGGAGGACGTCCCCGCCTACGAGAATCTCGCTCACTACGACATTCCGGTCGTCGTCGTCGATCACCACCATCCCGATCCCGAGGCCGTCGAACCGCTGCTGGAAGCACACGTCAACCCCTATCTCCACGGCGAGGACTACCGGATCACGACCGGCATGCTCTCGGTCGAACTCGCCCGGATGATCGCGCCCGATCTGACCGAGGAGCTCCGTCACGTCCCGGCCGTCGCGGGGCTCTCGGATCGCTCGGAGGCCGGGGCGATGACTGACTATCTCGAACTGGCGGGCGAGGAAGGGTACGACCGCGAGCAGCTCCGGGAGATCGGCGAAGCGCTGGATTACGCGACGAACTACCTCCGCTATGACGACGGCGGTCCGCTAATTACCGACGTGCTCAACGTCGACTGCGACGACCGCGATCGCCACGAGGAGCTCGTCTCGTTCCTGGCCGACCGCTCCGAACGGGACGTACAGAAACAGCTCGAGTACGCGAGCGACCACCTCGAACACGAACGGCTCGACAACGACGCCCACCTCTATCAGATCGACGTCGAGAACCATGTCCGGCGGTTCAGCTACCCCGCGCCGGGCAAGACGACCGGTGCGATCCACGACCGGAAAGTCGAGGAGACCGGCGAGCCGGTCATCACGATCGGGTACGGGCCGGACTTCGCCGTCCTCCGCAGTGACGGTGTCCGGCTGGACATCCCCGAGATGGTCGAGGAGCTTCGCGAGGCGTTCCCGGGCGCAGGTGTCAGCGGCGGCGGCCACCTCGTCGTCGGCTCGATCAAGTTCGTCCGCGGCAAGCGCGAGACGGTCCTCGATGCGCTGGTCGAGAAGATGGCCGACGCCGAACTCGATGCCGACCTCCAGAGCTCCGTCTCGCTCCCTCACGAGGAGTAGCGTTACTCGTCGAACTCGATCCGTCGAGCGAGCAGTGCCGTGGGCGTCGCTGCGATGAGAGGTGCCGCAAGCGACCCGGCAGGGACGAGCGTGATCCCGCCGCGCCAGTCGCGCTCGAAGACCTCGCCGAAGTACGCGCCGACGTCCTGTCCGTGTAACACCAGCGCTACCTCGCGGTTGTTCTCGTAGGCGTTGTCGTTCCAGTTGAGACTGCCCAGCACGACCGTGTCGCCGTCGATGATGACGCCCTTCGCGTGGATCTTCTCGTATCGGCCACCCGGATCGGCCAGTCTGACCGAGAGCGCGACCCCCTCGCGTCCGGCCACGCTCCGAAGGTCGGCGACGAGTCGTCGGTTGTCCTCGCGAGTGTACCACGCGCTCGACAGCAGGATCTGCACCTCGACGCCGCGTTCTGCGGCCGCGATCGCTTCCCGGAGCAGGCGGTCGTCACGCCCGCCGATCGACACCTGGACAATCCGGATCGAATCGGTCGCGTTTGCCAGCAGGTCTTCGACCCGACCGGCCGCGTTGTCGGGCGCGACCAGTAGTTCCGTCCGCTCGACCTCGACCGTCCGCGGTTCGATCCGGGTCGGGTATCGACCGCTCGTGGGCGCTGCCGGCTCGATCGTCGCGTCTGCACGGAACTGCTCCCACGGACGGGCGCCCCGGCCGTTGCTGTCGGCCCGGAACGTCCGGACCAGTCCGTCGACGACCGTCGCGGTGTCGACGACGGCACCCCATCCCCGACTCGACGCGCCGCCCGTGCC comes from the Halapricum desulfuricans genome and includes:
- a CDS encoding PAS domain S-box protein, with the translated sequence MARGNTIDVLHVDDDSAFVDMAATFLEREHDEVTVRTATTPTEALSTLEQADIDCIVSDYDMPRTNGIEFLETVRETYPDLPFILFTGKGSEEVASEAISAGVTDYLQKEGGTDQYAILANRIGNAVSQVRAEREIDRTREYFSTILEHASDYVMIVDEDRQVQYVSPAVERVLGYDREEIENTDAFDPIHPEDVPVAQNAFVTLFEDPEAELTVEFRVRHADGSLRWLEVRGRNRLDDPVIGGIIVTSRDITEKRRSGHELSSIVDNLPGYVYRHRYEPGWPLEFVKGSAETITGYTTTELEEDVSLAEEIIHPEDRETVWEGVKDGLDANGRFDLTYRITTKDGEERWIRDQGQIVADPMTGEEFLDGFIVDVTDHKKREQELRQQKRRYEAIFHDPNIFVGLVDTDGTVLDVNQTALEYITASLDDIRGEPFQETPWFDHSRAVREHIVDGIERAADGEYVERDLELRRPDGASYTVEAVFRPVRDEQDEVVSLIVSGRDITEE
- a CDS encoding adenylyltransferase/cytidyltransferase family protein, which encodes MTRVVAQGTFDILHPGHLHYLQEAASFGSELHVIVARRENVTHKDPPIVPDRQRATMVEALDPVETAHLGHTEDIFVPIERIEPDVIVLGHDQHHDEAAIADALATRGIDCAVERASALESSDERLLSTGQIIDRILETRE
- a CDS encoding Mov34/MPN/PAD-1 family protein translates to MRLFRSSGIIGIAESALTFALEASRDSHPNEYMGLLRGEDAHKLGLEQSGTVLTDVLIIPGTESNPVSATVKTSMIPNDMRAAGSVHSHPNGVLRPSDADLATFTKGDVHIIVGAPYERDDWQAFDREGEPIDLPVLDVDPPEEEFFDFTQEDIDREMMPSEEDDQGGWFL
- a CDS encoding DHH family phosphoesterase yields the protein MTASDSEPGDGESGPTVYDLDPRCDREAVEAGALYHATVNGVVEYGVFVDISDQVSGLVHESNLLGTYEVGDKLIVELDDERANGDLSFLERAPETYTTEAIEYGAGTTVADLSEHVGSTVHLEGAVVGINQTGGPTIFQVRDETGVVPCAAFEDAGVRAYPEIELDDIVRLSGHVEERNDGLQIEVESLDRLEGSTAEQFRERLGAALEEAAQPHEVEPLVEWGAFEPLYEDLQEVAHLLRKTILEGRPIRMRHHADGDGICASVPLQLALERFVEEVYEDSDAARHMLKRLPSKAPFYELEDVTRDLNFALEDRSRNGQKLPLVLMLDNGSTEEDVPAYENLAHYDIPVVVVDHHHPDPEAVEPLLEAHVNPYLHGEDYRITTGMLSVELARMIAPDLTEELRHVPAVAGLSDRSEAGAMTDYLELAGEEGYDREQLREIGEALDYATNYLRYDDGGPLITDVLNVDCDDRDRHEELVSFLADRSERDVQKQLEYASDHLEHERLDNDAHLYQIDVENHVRRFSYPAPGKTTGAIHDRKVEETGEPVITIGYGPDFAVLRSDGVRLDIPEMVEELREAFPGAGVSGGGHLVVGSIKFVRGKRETVLDALVEKMADAELDADLQSSVSLPHEE